The following proteins are co-located in the Pseudomonas sp. DY-1 genome:
- the rph gene encoding ribonuclease PH, which translates to MKRPSGRAAEQLRPIRITRNYTKHAEGSVLVEFGDTKVICTASVESGVPRFLKGQGQGWLTAEYGMLPRATGERNQREASRGKQGGRTLEIQRLIGRSLRAALDMTKLGENTIYLDCDVIQADGGTRTASITGAMVALVDALKVLKKRGALKGEPLKQMVAAVSVGIYQGEPVLDLDYLEDAAAETDLNVVMTDAGGFIEVQGTAEGAPFQPEELTAMLDLARQGLNELFELQRAALAD; encoded by the coding sequence ATGAAACGTCCCAGTGGCCGCGCGGCCGAACAGCTGCGTCCGATCCGCATCACCCGCAACTACACCAAGCACGCCGAAGGCTCTGTACTGGTGGAGTTCGGGGATACCAAGGTGATCTGCACGGCCAGCGTCGAGTCCGGCGTGCCGCGCTTCCTCAAGGGGCAGGGTCAGGGTTGGCTGACTGCCGAATACGGCATGTTGCCGCGCGCCACTGGCGAGCGGAACCAGCGCGAGGCCAGTCGTGGCAAGCAGGGTGGCCGCACCCTGGAGATCCAACGGCTCATCGGCCGCTCGCTGCGCGCGGCGCTGGATATGACCAAGCTGGGCGAGAACACCATCTACCTGGATTGCGATGTGATTCAGGCCGACGGTGGCACCCGCACCGCTTCCATCACCGGTGCCATGGTGGCCCTGGTTGATGCGCTGAAGGTGCTGAAGAAGCGTGGCGCCCTGAAAGGCGAGCCGCTGAAGCAGATGGTTGCCGCCGTTTCCGTGGGCATCTACCAAGGTGAGCCGGTTCTGGACCTGGACTACCTGGAAGACGCAGCTGCCGAAACTGACCTGAATGTAGTCATGACCGATGCCGGTGGCTTCATCGAAGTCCAGGGCACCGCCGAAGGTGCGCCCTTCCAGCCGGAAGAGCTGACGGCCATGCTCGACCTGGCGCGCCAGGGTCTGAACGAGCTGTTCGAGCTGCAGCGCGCCGCGCTGGCCGACTGA
- the coaBC gene encoding bifunctional phosphopantothenoylcysteine decarboxylase/phosphopantothenate--cysteine ligase CoaBC, protein MQRLYRKRILLGVGGGIAAYKSAELVRRLRDQGAEVRVVMTQGGREFITPLTLQALSGHPVHLELLDSAAEAAMGHIELARWADLVLIAPATADLMARLAQGVADDLLTTLVLATDAPVALAPAMNQAMWRDPATQANLELLAKRGLRLFGPAAGSQACGDIGLGRMLEAEELAQRAADCFEHRALTGRHVLITAGPTQENIDPVRYITNHSSGKMGFALAEAAVEAGAKVTLITGPVHLPTPDRVNRIDVVSARDMLAACEAAMPCDLLIAAAAVADYRPEVVAQHKMKKDPTSGEGLLLQLVRNPDILATLAGRTDRPFSVGFAAETENLLEYASRKLKDKNLDLIVANDVANPSIGFNSEENAITVIDRDLAQSSFAQTSKGKIARQLIAFIADRLNQA, encoded by the coding sequence ATGCAGCGGCTCTATCGGAAACGCATCCTTCTGGGCGTGGGCGGCGGTATTGCCGCCTACAAGAGCGCTGAACTGGTTCGCCGACTGCGCGACCAGGGCGCCGAGGTCCGCGTGGTAATGACCCAGGGCGGCCGCGAGTTCATCACCCCGCTGACCCTCCAGGCCCTCTCCGGGCATCCCGTCCACCTCGAGCTGCTCGACTCCGCTGCCGAAGCGGCCATGGGGCACATCGAGCTCGCTCGCTGGGCCGACCTGGTGCTGATCGCACCGGCCACTGCCGATCTGATGGCACGCCTGGCACAGGGTGTCGCGGACGACCTGTTGACCACCCTGGTGCTCGCCACCGATGCGCCCGTTGCCCTGGCTCCCGCGATGAACCAGGCCATGTGGCGCGACCCGGCCACCCAAGCCAATCTGGAACTCCTCGCCAAGCGCGGGCTACGACTGTTCGGCCCTGCTGCCGGCAGCCAGGCCTGTGGCGATATTGGCCTGGGCCGTATGCTCGAAGCCGAGGAACTGGCCCAGCGCGCCGCCGATTGCTTCGAGCATCGGGCACTTACCGGGCGCCATGTGCTGATTACAGCCGGTCCGACCCAGGAGAACATCGACCCGGTGCGCTATATCACCAACCACAGCTCCGGCAAGATGGGCTTCGCCCTCGCCGAGGCCGCTGTGGAAGCCGGCGCCAAGGTGACCCTGATCACAGGTCCGGTGCACCTGCCCACGCCGGACCGGGTCAACCGCATCGACGTCGTCAGCGCCCGCGACATGCTCGCTGCCTGCGAAGCGGCCATGCCCTGCGACCTGCTGATCGCCGCCGCCGCCGTGGCTGATTACCGCCCGGAAGTGGTTGCACAGCATAAAATGAAAAAAGACCCGACCAGTGGCGAAGGCCTGCTGCTGCAGCTGGTGCGCAACCCCGATATCCTCGCGACGCTCGCCGGCCGCACCGACCGCCCATTCAGCGTGGGCTTCGCCGCCGAGACCGAGAACCTGCTCGAGTACGCTTCGCGAAAACTCAAGGACAAGAACCTCGACCTGATCGTCGCCAATGACGTGGCCAACCCAAGCATTGGCTTCAACAGTGAGGAAAACGCCATCACGGTCATCGACCGCGACCTGGCCCAATCCAGCTTCGCCCAGACCAGCAAGGGCAAGATCGCCCGCCAGCTGATCGCCTTCATCGCCGACCGCCTCAACCAGGCCTGA
- the dut gene encoding dUTP diphosphatase, whose amino-acid sequence MHSLQAKILDSRLGSEFPLPQYATPGSAGLDLRAMLKEEVILEPGQTILIPTGLSIHIADPGLAALVLPRSGLGHKHGVVLGNLVGLIDSDYQGELMVSCWNRGQTAFHIAIGERIAQLVLVPVVQAHFELVDEFHESERGAGGFGHTGSH is encoded by the coding sequence ATGCACTCACTGCAAGCCAAGATCCTCGATTCCCGTCTCGGCAGCGAATTCCCGCTGCCGCAATATGCCACCCCAGGCTCCGCCGGCCTCGACCTGCGCGCCATGCTCAAGGAAGAAGTGATCCTAGAGCCGGGCCAGACAATCCTCATTCCCACCGGCCTGTCGATTCACATCGCCGACCCAGGCCTGGCCGCGCTGGTCCTGCCGCGCTCCGGCCTTGGCCACAAGCATGGCGTGGTCCTCGGGAACCTGGTAGGCCTGATCGACTCCGACTACCAGGGCGAGCTGATGGTGTCCTGCTGGAACCGCGGCCAGACTGCCTTCCACATCGCCATTGGTGAACGCATCGCCCAGCTGGTACTGGTGCCCGTGGTCCAGGCGCACTTCGAACTTGTCGACGAGTTCCACGAAAGCGAACGTGGCGCCGGCGGCTTCGGTCACACCGGCAGCCACTGA
- a CDS encoding YicC/YloC family endoribonuclease has product MVHSMTAFARVERAGSHGTLSWELRSVNHRYLEPHLRLPESFRDLEGPVRDALRQGLSRGKVECTLRLAEESTGKPLQVDRERAGQLIKAAESVAALIQQPAPLNPLEVLAWPGVLVADAEDPQALNAAAMEAFSQALDELKKGRAREGAELARLLNDRLDAMQEDVTALRALVPQMLAAQRQKILDRFSEMKAELDPQRLEQEMVLLAQKSDVAEELDRLGTHISEVRRVLKAGGAAGRRLDFLMQELNREANTLGSKAFDPRSTQAAVNLKVLIEQMREQVQNIE; this is encoded by the coding sequence ATGGTGCACAGCATGACCGCCTTCGCACGCGTTGAACGGGCCGGCTCCCACGGCACCCTGAGCTGGGAACTGCGCTCGGTCAACCACCGTTATCTCGAACCCCACCTGCGTCTGCCGGAATCCTTCCGTGACCTCGAAGGCCCCGTGCGCGACGCCCTGCGCCAGGGCCTATCGCGCGGCAAGGTTGAATGCACTCTGCGCCTGGCAGAAGAAAGCACTGGCAAGCCGCTGCAGGTGGATCGCGAGCGCGCCGGCCAGCTGATCAAGGCCGCCGAAAGCGTTGCCGCGCTGATCCAGCAACCCGCACCGCTCAACCCCCTGGAAGTCCTCGCCTGGCCGGGCGTACTGGTGGCCGATGCTGAGGACCCGCAGGCGCTCAATGCAGCCGCCATGGAAGCCTTCTCCCAGGCGCTTGATGAGCTGAAGAAAGGCCGTGCCCGTGAAGGTGCCGAGCTGGCTCGCCTGCTCAATGACCGCCTGGATGCCATGCAGGAAGACGTCACAGCCCTACGCGCCCTGGTCCCGCAGATGCTCGCAGCACAGAGACAGAAGATCCTCGATCGCTTCTCCGAAATGAAGGCAGAGCTCGATCCGCAACGATTGGAGCAGGAGATGGTCCTACTGGCGCAGAAGAGTGACGTCGCCGAAGAACTGGACCGCCTCGGCACCCACATCAGCGAAGTCCGCCGCGTGCTGAAGGCTGGCGGCGCCGCCGGCCGCCGCCTGGACTTCCTGATGCAGGAACTCAACCGTGAAGCCAATACCCTGGGCTCCAAGGCCTTCGACCCGCGCAGCACTCAGGCTGCAGTCAACCTCAAGGTGTTGATCGAGCAGATGCGCGAACAAGTCCAGAATATCGAGTAA
- a CDS encoding DUF4870 domain-containing protein, producing the protein MDEPTQYQEPNREVRQWAMFCHFSAFLGLVFPFGNLLGPLIVWQIKKDLDPFVDAQGKEALNFQITVALAVVLCFLLMLVVIGFPLLGLVSIGALVLTIIAGIKANEGQAYRYPFCWRLVK; encoded by the coding sequence ATGGACGAACCTACTCAATATCAGGAGCCGAACAGGGAAGTGCGGCAATGGGCGATGTTCTGCCATTTCTCCGCATTCCTCGGCCTGGTGTTTCCCTTTGGCAATCTGCTGGGGCCACTGATCGTCTGGCAGATCAAGAAGGACCTCGATCCCTTCGTCGACGCCCAGGGCAAGGAAGCGCTGAATTTCCAGATCACCGTGGCGCTGGCTGTCGTACTGTGTTTCCTGCTGATGCTGGTGGTGATCGGCTTCCCGCTGCTCGGGCTGGTGAGTATCGGTGCGCTGGTGCTCACGATCATCGCCGGGATCAAGGCCAACGAAGGTCAGGCATACCGCTACCCCTTCTGCTGGCGACTGGTGAAATAG
- a CDS encoding exodeoxyribonuclease III gives MRIISVNVNGIQAAAERGLLSWLQAQNADVICLQDTRASAFDLDDPAFQLDGYFLYAGDAEVPAQGGVALYSRLQPKAVIWGLGFESCDRYGRYLQADFDKVSIATLLLPSGQGGDENLNHKFKFMDDLTHYLNKQRRKRREYIYCGSLYVAHQKLDVKNWRDCQQIPGFLAPERAWMDEVFGNMGYVDALREVSREGDQFSWWPDSEQAEMLNLGWRFDYQVLTPGLRRFVRSAKLPRQPRFSQHAPLIVDYDWLLSV, from the coding sequence ATGCGGATCATCAGTGTGAACGTGAATGGTATTCAAGCGGCAGCCGAGCGAGGTCTCCTCAGCTGGCTGCAAGCTCAGAATGCCGACGTGATCTGCCTGCAAGACACACGTGCCTCCGCCTTCGACCTGGACGACCCTGCCTTCCAACTGGATGGTTATTTCCTCTATGCCGGCGATGCCGAAGTGCCTGCCCAAGGTGGCGTGGCGCTCTATTCGCGGTTGCAACCCAAGGCGGTTATCTGGGGACTCGGCTTCGAGTCCTGCGATCGGTACGGACGCTATCTGCAGGCTGATTTCGACAAAGTGAGCATCGCCACCCTGTTGCTGCCATCCGGGCAAGGCGGGGACGAGAACCTGAACCACAAGTTCAAGTTCATGGACGACCTCACCCATTACCTGAACAAGCAGCGCCGCAAGCGCCGCGAGTACATCTACTGCGGCTCGCTGTACGTAGCCCACCAGAAGCTGGACGTGAAGAACTGGCGAGATTGCCAGCAGATTCCCGGCTTCCTTGCGCCTGAGCGCGCATGGATGGACGAAGTGTTCGGCAACATGGGTTATGTCGATGCCCTGCGCGAAGTCAGCCGCGAAGGTGACCAGTTCAGTTGGTGGCCGGACAGCGAGCAGGCCGAGATGCTCAACCTCGGCTGGCGATTCGACTATCAGGTGCTGACCCCCGGTCTGCGCCGCTTTGTGCGCAGCGCCAAGCTGCCGCGCCAACCGCGCTTCTCGCAGCACGCGCCGCTGATTGTCGACTACGACTGGTTGCTGAGCGTGTGA
- the algC gene encoding phosphomannomutase/phosphoglucomutase, with amino-acid sequence MTSIEQIAPPLPASIFRAYDIRGVVGDTLTTETAYWVGRAIGSESLARGEPNVSVGRDGRLSGPELVQALIQGLMDCGCQVTDVGMVPTPALYYAANVLAGKSGVMLTGSHNPPDYNGFKIMVAGETLANEQITALHTRIQNNDLASGVGSIEAIDVLDRYFREIRDDIALAKPMRVVVDCGNGVAGVIAPQLIEALGCTVIPLFCDVDGTFPNHHPDPGKPENLEDLIAKVKEEKADLGLAFDGDGDRVGVVTNEGTIIYPDRLLMLFAKDVVSRNPGADIIFDVKCTRRLTSLISGYGGRPVMWKTGHSLIKKKMKETGALLAGEMSGHIFFKERWYGFDDGIYSAARLLEILSQDKRDAEHVFSAFPKDVSTPEINITVTDETKFLLIERLQREANWGEANLTTLDGVRVDYPKGWGLCRASNTTPVLVLRFEADTEEELERIKQVFRSQLTLIAPELNLPF; translated from the coding sequence ATGACCAGCATCGAACAGATCGCTCCCCCTCTGCCCGCCAGCATTTTCCGCGCCTATGACATCCGCGGCGTGGTCGGCGACACCCTCACCACAGAGACCGCCTACTGGGTAGGTCGCGCCATCGGGTCCGAGAGCCTGGCCCGTGGCGAACCCAACGTTTCCGTAGGCCGCGACGGTCGCCTGTCCGGCCCCGAACTGGTCCAGGCGCTGATCCAGGGCCTGATGGACTGCGGCTGCCAGGTCACCGACGTCGGCATGGTGCCGACTCCGGCGCTCTACTATGCCGCCAACGTACTGGCCGGCAAATCCGGCGTGATGCTCACCGGCAGCCACAACCCGCCGGACTACAACGGCTTCAAGATCATGGTGGCCGGCGAAACCCTGGCCAACGAGCAGATCACCGCCCTGCATACCCGCATCCAGAACAACGATCTGGCCAGTGGCGTCGGCAGCATTGAAGCGATCGACGTGCTGGACCGTTACTTCCGTGAAATCCGTGACGACATCGCCCTGGCCAAGCCCATGCGCGTCGTCGTCGACTGCGGCAACGGCGTAGCCGGCGTGATCGCCCCGCAATTGATCGAGGCCCTGGGCTGCACCGTGATCCCGCTGTTCTGCGACGTCGACGGCACCTTCCCGAACCACCACCCGGACCCGGGCAAGCCGGAGAACCTGGAAGACCTGATCGCCAAGGTGAAGGAAGAGAAAGCCGACCTGGGCCTGGCCTTCGACGGCGACGGCGACCGCGTTGGCGTGGTGACAAACGAAGGCACCATCATCTACCCGGACCGCCTGCTGATGCTGTTCGCCAAGGACGTGGTATCGCGCAATCCGGGCGCCGACATCATTTTCGACGTCAAGTGCACCCGCCGCCTGACCTCTCTCATCAGCGGTTATGGAGGCCGTCCTGTGATGTGGAAAACCGGCCACTCGCTGATCAAGAAGAAGATGAAGGAAACCGGCGCCCTGCTGGCCGGCGAAATGAGCGGCCACATCTTCTTCAAGGAGCGCTGGTACGGCTTCGACGACGGCATCTACAGCGCCGCCCGACTGCTGGAAATCCTCAGTCAGGACAAGCGTGATGCGGAACATGTGTTCTCGGCCTTCCCGAAAGACGTCTCCACTCCGGAAATCAACATCACCGTCACCGATGAGACCAAGTTCCTCCTGATCGAGCGCCTGCAACGCGAGGCCAATTGGGGCGAAGCCAACCTCACCACCCTCGATGGCGTGCGTGTCGATTATCCGAAGGGCTGGGGCCTGTGCCGCGCCTCCAACACGACTCCCGTGCTGGTGCTGCGCTTCGAGGCCGACACCGAGGAAGAGCTGGAACGCATCAAGCAGGTGTTCCGCAGCCAGCTCACCCTCATCGCCCCTGAACTCAACCTGCCGTTCTGA
- a CDS encoding DUF4124 domain-containing protein has protein sequence MLTSPAFRYSVVLFLLLPALAGAAELYRYVDDKGVTVLDRQGVPPEYIGKGYEVLNEQGRVIRVIPPAPSREEMQRQLDAKARASSDAQLLRLYTSVEDVDRALVRKLAELDGLIGVARGNQQSLRTQQANLQSQAAESERAGREVPAHLVEQINNLRDQQKGLDKDIARYEKSREAAKAAFAADRARLAELLGGVR, from the coding sequence ATGCTGACGTCGCCTGCATTCCGCTACAGCGTGGTGCTGTTTCTGCTGCTGCCGGCTCTGGCCGGCGCGGCGGAGCTGTATCGCTATGTCGACGACAAGGGCGTGACCGTTCTTGATCGCCAGGGCGTACCACCGGAATACATCGGCAAGGGTTACGAGGTGCTCAACGAGCAGGGCAGGGTCATTCGCGTGATTCCGCCTGCGCCCAGCCGTGAGGAAATGCAGCGTCAGCTGGACGCCAAGGCCCGGGCCAGCTCCGATGCCCAGTTGCTGCGTCTGTATACCAGCGTTGAGGATGTTGACCGCGCTCTGGTTCGCAAGTTGGCTGAGCTGGACGGGCTGATCGGCGTCGCCCGAGGCAACCAGCAGTCGTTGCGCACCCAGCAGGCCAACCTTCAGAGCCAGGCGGCGGAAAGCGAGCGGGCTGGACGTGAAGTGCCGGCGCACCTCGTGGAGCAGATCAACAACCTGCGCGACCAGCAGAAAGGGCTAGACAAGGATATCGCTCGATACGAGAAAAGCCGCGAAGCCGCCAAGGCTGCTTTCGCAGCTGATCGTGCGCGCCTGGCCGAGCTACTCGGCGGAGTTCGCTGA
- the gmk gene encoding guanylate kinase → MTATPGTLYIVSAPSGAGKTSLVKALIDAEPNIRVSVSHTTRGMRPGEVDSVNYNFVSREEFVQMLEHGDFLEHAEVFGNLYGTSQRWVQQTLAEGHDLILEIDWQGAQQVRRLMPLAKSIFILPPSQEALRQRLDNRGQDSEEIIERRMREAVSEMSHYVEYDYLVINDDFAIALEDLKAIFRANQLRHDSQQVRHGALLARLLD, encoded by the coding sequence ATGACTGCCACTCCCGGCACCCTGTACATCGTTTCCGCCCCCTCCGGCGCCGGCAAGACCAGCCTGGTCAAGGCGTTGATCGACGCCGAACCCAATATCCGCGTTTCGGTTTCCCACACCACCCGCGGCATGCGCCCGGGCGAGGTGGACAGCGTCAACTACAACTTCGTGAGCCGCGAAGAGTTCGTGCAGATGCTCGAGCACGGCGACTTCCTGGAACACGCTGAAGTCTTCGGCAATCTCTACGGTACCTCCCAGCGCTGGGTCCAGCAGACCCTGGCCGAAGGCCATGACCTGATTCTCGAGATCGACTGGCAAGGCGCCCAGCAGGTCCGTCGCCTGATGCCCCTGGCCAAGTCCATATTCATCCTGCCGCCAAGCCAGGAAGCCCTGCGCCAGCGCCTCGACAACCGCGGCCAGGACAGCGAAGAGATCATCGAGCGCCGCATGCGCGAGGCCGTCAGCGAGATGAGCCACTACGTCGAGTACGACTACCTGGTGATCAACGACGATTTCGCCATAGCCCTGGAAGACCTCAAGGCCATCTTCCGTGCGAACCAGCTGCGCCACGACTCGCAACAAGTCCGCCACGGCGCCCTGCTGGCCCGCCTGCTCGACTAG
- a CDS encoding thioesterase family protein, translating into MARLSRDDFSYFHALRVRWAEVDPQGIVFNGNYLTYADVAITEYFRSLEVAYPADLLKDGGDFFAVKTLLEYLAPARFDDLLDIGVRVSRLGGASMAFELGIWRGNDQLTSGEVVYVHADADNRRSLRLPDWLRERVRGFERIAPTD; encoded by the coding sequence ATGGCCAGACTGTCCCGCGACGACTTCAGCTACTTCCACGCCTTGCGCGTGCGCTGGGCCGAAGTCGACCCGCAAGGCATCGTCTTCAATGGCAACTACCTGACCTACGCCGATGTCGCCATCACCGAGTATTTCCGAAGCTTGGAAGTGGCCTACCCAGCCGACCTGCTGAAGGACGGCGGCGACTTCTTCGCAGTGAAGACATTGCTCGAGTACCTGGCGCCAGCGCGCTTCGACGACCTGCTGGATATCGGTGTGCGGGTTAGTCGTTTGGGCGGCGCGAGCATGGCCTTCGAGCTGGGCATCTGGCGTGGAAACGATCAACTCACCTCGGGCGAGGTGGTCTACGTGCATGCCGACGCCGACAATCGCAGAAGTCTGCGGCTGCCGGACTGGCTGAGGGAACGGGTGCGGGGTTTCGAGCGGATCGCACCGACCGATTGA
- the argB gene encoding acetylglutamate kinase: MTLSLDAASHVAQVLSEALPYIRRFVGKTLVVKYGGNAMESDELKASFARDVVLMKAVGINPVVVHGGGPQIGDLLKRLSIESHFVDGMRVTDAQTMDVVEMVLGGQVNKDIVNLINRHGGSAIGLTGKDAELIRAKKLTVTRQTPEMTQPEIIDIGHVGEVASVNTDLLNMLVQGDFIPVIAPIGVGANGESYNINADLVAGKVAEALKAEKLMLLTNIAGLMDKQGQVLTGLSTEQVNDLIADGTIYGGMLPKIRCALDAVQGGVNAAHIIDGRVPHAVLLEIFTDSGVGTLITNRKRH, translated from the coding sequence ATGACCCTCAGCCTTGACGCTGCTTCCCACGTCGCCCAGGTCCTGTCCGAAGCGCTGCCTTATATCCGCCGCTTCGTCGGCAAGACCCTGGTGGTCAAGTACGGCGGCAACGCCATGGAGAGCGACGAGCTGAAGGCCAGCTTCGCCCGCGACGTGGTGCTGATGAAGGCTGTCGGCATCAACCCCGTGGTAGTGCACGGCGGTGGCCCGCAGATCGGTGACCTGCTCAAGCGTCTGTCCATCGAAAGCCACTTCGTCGACGGCATGCGCGTGACCGACGCCCAGACCATGGATGTAGTGGAGATGGTTCTCGGCGGCCAGGTGAACAAGGACATCGTCAACCTGATCAACCGCCACGGCGGCAGTGCCATCGGCCTGACCGGCAAGGACGCCGAGCTGATCCGCGCGAAGAAGCTCACCGTCACCCGCCAGACCCCGGAGATGACCCAGCCAGAGATCATCGACATCGGCCACGTGGGTGAGGTTGCCAGCGTCAATACCGACCTGCTGAACATGCTGGTACAAGGTGACTTCATCCCGGTGATCGCACCGATCGGTGTCGGCGCCAACGGCGAGTCGTACAACATCAACGCCGACCTGGTAGCCGGCAAGGTGGCCGAGGCGCTGAAGGCCGAGAAGCTGATGCTTCTGACCAACATCGCCGGCCTGATGGACAAGCAGGGCCAGGTGCTCACTGGCCTTTCCACCGAGCAGGTCAACGACCTGATCGCCGATGGCACCATCTACGGCGGCATGCTGCCGAAGATCCGCTGCGCCCTGGACGCGGTGCAGGGCGGCGTGAATGCCGCGCACATCATCGACGGTCGTGTGCCCCACGCGGTGCTGCTGGAGATCTTCACCGACAGCGGCGTCGGCACCCTGATCACCAACCGCAAGCGTCACTGA
- the radC gene encoding DNA repair protein RadC: MSIRNWPAAERPREKLLELGAAALSDAELLAIFLRTGVAGRSAVDLARHLLNDFGSLRALLESELQEFSQHLGLGPAKFAQLQAVLEMARRHLAEGLRRDSVLESPQAVRDFLKAQLRHSHHEQFACLFLDTRHRVLAFEVLFHGTIDGASVYPRQVVKRALAHNAAALILSHNHPSGVAEPSEADRQLTRRLKEALALIDVRVLDHFIVGDGEPLSMAEWGWI, encoded by the coding sequence ATGAGCATCCGCAATTGGCCCGCGGCGGAACGTCCGCGGGAGAAACTTCTTGAACTGGGCGCGGCGGCCCTGAGCGACGCCGAGCTCCTTGCCATTTTCCTGCGTACCGGGGTGGCTGGCCGCAGTGCCGTCGACCTGGCGCGCCATCTGTTGAACGACTTTGGCAGCCTGCGCGCGTTACTGGAGTCCGAGCTGCAGGAGTTCAGTCAGCACCTTGGTCTGGGGCCGGCCAAGTTCGCCCAGTTGCAGGCCGTCCTGGAAATGGCCCGCCGCCACTTGGCCGAGGGGCTGCGCCGCGACTCTGTATTGGAAAGTCCCCAGGCGGTGCGCGATTTCCTCAAGGCGCAGCTGCGCCATTCGCATCACGAGCAGTTCGCGTGCCTGTTCCTCGATACCAGGCACCGGGTGCTGGCTTTCGAAGTGTTGTTCCACGGCACCATCGATGGCGCCAGTGTCTACCCCCGCCAGGTGGTCAAGCGGGCCCTGGCGCACAACGCGGCGGCCTTGATCCTCAGCCACAACCATCCTTCAGGTGTCGCCGAGCCCAGCGAAGCGGATCGTCAACTGACTCGGCGCCTCAAGGAAGCGCTGGCGCTGATCGATGTGCGAGTGCTCGACCACTTCATCGTTGGCGATGGCGAGCCACTGTCGATGGCGGAGTGGGGCTGGATCTAG
- the pyrE gene encoding orotate phosphoribosyltransferase, whose translation MQAYQRDFIRFAIERGVLRFGEFTLKSGRTSPYFFNAGLFNSGLALAQLGRFYAAAVVDSGIPFDVLFGPAYKGIPLAAATAVALAEHHQIDIPWCFNRKEAKDHGEGGSLVGAQLAGRVLIIDDVITAGTAIREVMQIIQAQGAQAAGVLIALNRQERGQGELSAIQEVERDFGMPVVSIVSLEQVLEYLTGDAELKKHLPAVETYRANFGI comes from the coding sequence ATGCAGGCGTATCAGCGCGATTTCATTCGCTTTGCCATCGAGCGCGGAGTTCTGCGTTTCGGTGAGTTCACTCTCAAGTCTGGTCGTACCAGTCCCTACTTCTTCAATGCTGGTCTGTTCAACAGCGGCCTGGCCCTCGCCCAGCTCGGTCGATTCTATGCGGCTGCGGTGGTCGACAGCGGCATTCCTTTCGATGTGCTGTTCGGCCCGGCCTACAAGGGCATTCCGTTGGCAGCTGCCACTGCGGTGGCGCTGGCTGAACATCACCAGATCGACATCCCGTGGTGCTTCAATCGCAAGGAAGCCAAGGATCATGGCGAAGGCGGCAGCCTGGTCGGTGCACAGCTTGCCGGTCGCGTGCTGATCATCGATGACGTGATCACCGCCGGCACTGCGATCCGTGAAGTGATGCAGATCATCCAGGCCCAGGGCGCCCAGGCAGCCGGTGTGTTGATCGCATTGAATCGCCAGGAGCGCGGTCAGGGCGAACTCTCGGCTATACAGGAAGTAGAGCGCGACTTCGGCATGCCGGTTGTCAGCATCGTGTCCCTGGAGCAGGTACTGGAGTACCTGACTGGTGACGCGGAACTGAAGAAGCACCTGCCAGCCGTGGAAACCTATCGCGCCAACTTCGGAATCTGA